From the Alkalibacter rhizosphaerae genome, one window contains:
- a CDS encoding PTS sugar transporter subunit IIA, with protein sequence MDILKKENIVLGATFDSKDQAVEYVGNMLVDSGYVGPEYIDLMKERETVMSTFMGNGLAIPHGVAKSREGNVIKNSGIVVVQVPGGVDFGDGNTAFMVIGIAGKDGEHLNILANIATIFNEMENVEEMVNAKDPDVIYHKFTETV encoded by the coding sequence ATGGATATTTTAAAAAAGGAAAACATCGTTTTGGGAGCAACCTTTGACAGCAAGGACCAAGCCGTGGAATACGTAGGAAACATGCTGGTGGATTCCGGCTATGTGGGACCGGAATACATCGATCTGATGAAAGAACGGGAAACGGTCATGTCCACCTTTATGGGAAATGGATTGGCCATCCCTCATGGCGTGGCGAAATCCAGAGAAGGAAATGTCATCAAAAACTCCGGCATCGTGGTGGTCCAAGTGCCTGGCGGAGTGGATTTTGGAGACGGGAACACGGCCTTCATGGTGATCGGCATTGCCGGCAAGGATGGGGAACACCTGAACATCCTGGCCAACATCGCCACCATTTTCAATGAGATGGAAAATGTGGAGGAAATGGTCAATGCCAAGGACCCGGACGTCATCTACCACAAGTTTACGGAAACCGTGTGA
- a CDS encoding BglG family transcription antiterminator, which translates to MAIGLNERQIKVLYHMLDQPLESYGQVADLLDIHERTLYRDVKKILEWMVQRKILEPSDKKEGHVIIWQQRHSIRDRIETLLHEEKNKTKYDAQSRRMAILTELLFGEPPLKIFALAHRLHVTESTIINDLDKLESWMSDHQVHLVRKQGLGVYLDGEENQIRNAIMEVVFQEAGFNRVRELLSNQGKNPDLKNTDPVERLLGAMDERSLVSVEESIRYMEDERGSRFSDDAYLGLFVHMMIALTRIGRGEMITISPEILESLRSTREFAIASKAVEKLEERLQCIIPVEETAYITMHLRGAKLIGKRLAFEKEVEDKYDVDSIARQMIQKAAELTGMDFDGDEDLHQGLAIHLRPAITRLEHGMEIRNPLLTQIKDQYGELFYLGREVCKILSEAVKKPVPEEEVAFISMHLGAFVERRKAKDLENVHVLVVCPSGLGTSRMLTSRIQQNLQEVKVLGTTSMEEAEDFLSMNPLVDLVISTVDLGERTFSYTVVSPLLSEEDVAKIRARYRRNVAKQYQVVPTSMESDKSIFELDRVVRYLHSWEGLEPLLFIKDGLDIGSKNTWLDYIARYVHYGDKVKEDRLKEELKKREGLMGTAIGEHKLALVHTRTGTLEKILVGVFRNRQEVAFQDMEGKPVSVDLVLLLLAGTQATKEDMEGLSQISASLVEDREFIALLREGTLDQWKEYVKQVYGKLVHAYVQKTRIDK; encoded by the coding sequence TTGGCCATCGGATTAAATGAACGTCAGATCAAGGTGCTTTATCATATGCTGGACCAACCCCTGGAGTCCTATGGACAGGTAGCAGACCTGCTGGACATCCATGAGCGGACCCTCTACCGGGACGTAAAAAAGATCCTGGAGTGGATGGTGCAGCGAAAGATCCTGGAACCTTCCGACAAAAAAGAAGGACATGTCATCATCTGGCAGCAGCGGCATTCCATACGGGACCGTATCGAAACCCTTCTTCACGAAGAAAAAAACAAGACCAAGTACGATGCCCAAAGCAGGCGGATGGCCATCTTGACGGAACTGCTGTTTGGAGAGCCCCCTCTCAAGATCTTCGCGCTGGCACACCGCCTCCATGTGACGGAGAGCACCATCATCAACGACCTGGACAAACTGGAGTCCTGGATGTCCGACCATCAAGTTCACCTGGTCCGAAAACAGGGTCTTGGCGTATATTTGGACGGGGAGGAAAACCAGATCCGAAATGCCATCATGGAAGTGGTGTTTCAGGAAGCCGGCTTCAACCGGGTTCGGGAACTGCTCTCCAACCAAGGCAAAAACCCGGATTTGAAAAACACCGATCCGGTGGAGCGGCTCTTGGGAGCCATGGATGAGCGGAGCCTTGTTTCTGTAGAGGAAAGTATTCGATACATGGAAGATGAGCGGGGCAGCCGATTTTCCGACGATGCCTACCTGGGACTGTTCGTCCACATGATGATCGCCCTGACCCGGATCGGACGGGGAGAAATGATCACCATATCTCCGGAGATCCTGGAAAGCCTTCGTTCCACCAGGGAATTCGCCATTGCATCCAAAGCAGTGGAGAAGTTGGAGGAACGGCTGCAGTGCATCATCCCCGTGGAAGAAACGGCCTACATCACCATGCACCTTCGAGGGGCCAAACTGATCGGGAAACGGCTGGCTTTTGAAAAAGAGGTAGAAGACAAATACGACGTGGACAGCATTGCCAGACAAATGATCCAAAAGGCGGCAGAGTTGACGGGCATGGATTTTGACGGAGACGAGGACCTTCACCAGGGACTGGCCATCCATTTGAGACCGGCCATCACCCGCCTGGAGCATGGGATGGAGATCCGAAACCCCCTGCTGACCCAGATCAAAGACCAGTATGGAGAGTTGTTTTATCTGGGGCGGGAAGTATGCAAGATCCTTTCGGAAGCGGTGAAAAAACCGGTGCCGGAAGAAGAAGTGGCTTTCATATCCATGCACCTGGGTGCTTTTGTGGAAAGAAGAAAGGCCAAGGATCTGGAAAACGTGCACGTTTTGGTGGTGTGCCCCAGTGGGTTGGGGACCTCCCGGATGCTCACATCCAGGATCCAGCAAAATCTGCAGGAAGTAAAGGTCCTGGGGACCACGTCCATGGAGGAAGCGGAAGATTTTCTTTCCATGAATCCCCTGGTGGACCTGGTGATCTCCACGGTGGATCTGGGAGAGCGCACCTTTTCCTACACGGTGGTAAGTCCCTTGTTGTCGGAAGAGGACGTTGCCAAAATCCGAGCCCGGTATCGGCGCAATGTGGCAAAACAGTACCAGGTGGTGCCAACTTCTATGGAATCGGACAAATCCATCTTTGAACTGGACCGGGTCGTCCGGTACCTGCACTCCTGGGAAGGGCTGGAACCCCTGCTCTTCATAAAGGATGGACTGGATATCGGATCGAAAAATACCTGGCTGGACTACATTGCCCGCTACGTCCACTATGGGGACAAGGTCAAGGAAGACCGCTTGAAGGAAGAATTGAAGAAGCGGGAAGGATTGATGGGTACTGCCATTGGGGAGCACAAGCTGGCCCTGGTACATACTCGAACCGGGACCCTGGAGAAAATTTTGGTGGGCGTCTTTCGGAATCGACAGGAAGTGGCATTCCAGGACATGGAAGGCAAACCCGTTTCCGTGGATCTGGTGCTCTTGCTGCTGGCAGGGACCCAGGCCACCAAAGAGGACATGGAAGGGTTGAGCCAAATCAGCGCTTCCCTGGTAGAGGACAGGGAGTTCATTGCCCTCTTGCGGGAAGGCACGCTGGATCAATGGAAGGAATATGTGAAACAAGTGTATGGAAAACTGGTCCATGCTTACGTGCAAAAGACCAGAATAGATAAATGA
- a CDS encoding PTS mannitol transporter subunit IICB, whose amino-acid sequence MSEKTQSRSSASVKIQSFGRFMSGMIMPNMGAFIAWGLITAFFIPTGWLPNEKFATLVGPMINFLLPLLIGYTGGKLVHDVRGGVVGAAATMGVIVGADIPMFMGAMIMGPLGGYLIKLVDKVLENKIRTGFEMLVNNFTAGILAVLLPMLGLVAIGPVVLGLNNILEAGVDFIVSAGLLPLANIFIEPAKVLFLNNAINHGVLGPLGVKESAELGKSIFFMMESNPGPGLGILLAYMIAGKGNAKQSAPGAVIIHFFGGIHEIYFPYILMNPKLILAAIGGGVSGVFTFSLLKVGLVATPSPGSIFAYIAMTPRGDHLGVLLGVLVAAVVSFLIASILLKATKGDTEDLSAATEKMEALKGKKSSVAQTTQKAASDVKKVIFACDAGMGSSAMGASLLRNKFKSAGLDIDVTNVAINDLPEDVDIVITQQSLTPRAKEKVPNAEHVSVDNFLGSPKYDELTQRLTEK is encoded by the coding sequence ATGAGTGAGAAAACACAATCTAGATCGTCGGCATCTGTGAAAATTCAAAGTTTTGGACGTTTTATGAGCGGAATGATCATGCCTAACATGGGCGCATTTATCGCTTGGGGACTTATTACCGCATTTTTCATCCCGACCGGATGGTTGCCCAATGAAAAATTCGCCACCCTGGTAGGGCCTATGATCAATTTCCTGTTGCCCCTTCTGATCGGGTACACGGGAGGCAAGCTGGTCCATGATGTCCGAGGGGGCGTTGTGGGAGCGGCTGCCACCATGGGGGTCATCGTAGGAGCGGACATCCCCATGTTTATGGGGGCCATGATCATGGGACCCTTGGGGGGATATTTGATCAAGTTGGTGGACAAGGTCTTGGAAAACAAGATCCGCACCGGTTTTGAAATGCTGGTCAACAATTTCACCGCCGGCATCTTGGCTGTATTATTACCCATGCTGGGCTTGGTGGCCATCGGACCGGTGGTACTGGGTCTGAACAACATTCTGGAAGCAGGAGTGGACTTTATCGTCAGCGCCGGCCTGCTGCCTTTGGCAAACATCTTTATTGAACCTGCAAAAGTCCTCTTCCTCAACAATGCCATCAACCACGGCGTATTGGGACCCCTGGGCGTGAAAGAATCGGCGGAACTTGGAAAGTCCATCTTCTTCATGATGGAAAGCAACCCGGGACCCGGCTTGGGGATCCTGTTGGCCTATATGATCGCAGGAAAGGGAAATGCAAAGCAATCCGCACCTGGAGCCGTCATCATCCATTTCTTCGGGGGCATCCATGAGATCTACTTCCCCTACATATTGATGAACCCGAAACTGATCCTTGCAGCAATCGGCGGCGGTGTCAGCGGCGTCTTCACCTTCTCCTTGCTGAAAGTCGGTTTGGTGGCCACTCCCTCACCGGGAAGCATCTTCGCCTATATCGCCATGACCCCAAGAGGAGACCACCTGGGTGTCTTGTTGGGAGTGCTGGTGGCTGCCGTTGTGTCCTTCCTGATTGCGTCCATCCTGTTGAAAGCGACCAAAGGAGACACGGAAGATCTTTCGGCGGCAACGGAAAAAATGGAAGCCCTGAAAGGCAAAAAGAGCAGCGTGGCACAGACCACCCAGAAGGCAGCTTCGGATGTAAAAAAAGTCATCTTTGCCTGTGACGCCGGCATGGGTTCCAGCGCCATGGGAGCCAGCCTGCTTCGCAACAAGTTCAAAAGCGCCGGACTGGACATCGACGTGACCAACGTGGCCATCAACGACCTGCCGGAAGATGTGGACATCGTCATCACTCAGCAGTCCTTGACGCCTCGGGCGAAAGAAAAAGTACCCAATGCAGAGCACGTTTCCGTGGACAATTTCCTTGGAAGCCCAAAATACGACGAACTGACCCAACGACTTACGGAGAAATAA
- the radC gene encoding RadC family protein, which translates to MTKPHHQGHRQRIRDRFLLEGLDGFADHQVLEMLLFYCIPRKNTNELAHQMLQEYGSLSLLFDASPEEIHRRCGVSMNTAILISAIPQLSKRYQRSRWGDKPLINSSSKAGNYAKDLFTGKKYESFFLISLDAQNNVNHASLVHEGTINEAPVYPRLLVETALRHQASSVILAHNHPGGSLHPSRADLDVTEKIRSAMQSIHIKVVDHIIVAGDHYYSFAENGDL; encoded by the coding sequence ATGACAAAACCACACCACCAAGGGCATCGCCAGCGCATTCGGGACCGTTTTCTCCTGGAAGGCCTGGATGGCTTTGCCGATCATCAAGTGCTGGAGATGCTGCTCTTTTACTGCATCCCCCGGAAAAATACCAATGAACTGGCCCATCAGATGCTCCAGGAGTACGGAAGCCTCTCCCTTTTGTTTGATGCATCCCCGGAGGAGATCCATCGGCGCTGCGGCGTCAGCATGAACACGGCCATCCTCATCAGCGCCATTCCACAACTGTCCAAAAGGTACCAACGCTCCCGTTGGGGCGACAAACCATTGATCAACAGTTCCTCCAAAGCCGGCAATTATGCCAAAGACCTCTTCACGGGGAAAAAATACGAATCGTTTTTTCTTATCAGTTTGGATGCTCAAAACAATGTGAACCATGCATCCCTGGTCCATGAGGGGACCATCAATGAGGCCCCGGTCTATCCAAGACTTCTGGTGGAAACCGCCCTGCGTCACCAGGCCAGCAGCGTCATACTGGCCCACAACCATCCCGGCGGCAGCCTTCATCCGTCCCGGGCCGACCTGGACGTGACGGAAAAGATCCGCAGCGCCATGCAGTCCATCCACATCAAAGTGGTGGACCACATCATCGTCGCCGGTGACCACTACTACAGCTTTGCAGAAAACGGCGATCTATGA
- a CDS encoding YihY/virulence factor BrkB family protein, producing MMSQKKPVSFIKLLLQRTGEDNLIAYAYQLTYSLMLAVFPFLIFLFTLVGYSNLDSGPILEFLRTALPLNIYELIASIVIDIVDQQRSGLMSISVVLAIYSASAGFRAFMRGTNVALGLSDQRHLVKRYLLSLLLVVLFAVTILLSLLGIVFGQQILDLITAFIPRLPLENLLKILRILLPLAFIFFLILCFYVFVPAKRLRFRHALPGAIFSTVTWSLFTFAFQYYVNQFSNYSRFYGALGAVVALMLWLLLTSEILLIGVEWNAVLLEINQVEEPFNRPLKYWNHFQKNKKSEKETDKNEQEGRNHPKH from the coding sequence ATGATGTCTCAAAAAAAACCTGTTTCCTTTATAAAATTACTCTTGCAGCGCACCGGCGAAGACAATCTGATCGCCTACGCCTATCAGCTGACCTACAGCCTCATGTTGGCTGTCTTTCCCTTCCTCATTTTTTTGTTTACCCTGGTTGGATACAGCAATTTGGACTCTGGGCCCATTCTGGAATTTCTACGGACTGCACTGCCCCTCAACATCTATGAACTGATTGCTTCCATCGTCATCGACATCGTGGACCAACAGCGATCCGGACTCATGAGCATATCGGTGGTGCTGGCCATTTATTCCGCATCTGCCGGTTTTCGGGCATTCATGCGGGGGACCAATGTGGCACTTGGCTTGTCCGATCAACGACACCTGGTCAAAAGATACCTCTTGTCCCTGCTCCTGGTGGTGCTGTTTGCCGTCACCATCTTACTCTCCCTGTTGGGCATCGTATTCGGCCAGCAGATCCTGGATCTGATCACGGCCTTTATACCCAGGCTGCCCTTGGAAAACCTCCTGAAGATCCTGCGGATCCTCTTGCCCCTGGCCTTCATCTTTTTTCTGATCCTGTGCTTTTACGTCTTTGTTCCCGCCAAACGGCTTCGGTTTCGCCATGCCCTGCCAGGTGCGATCTTTTCCACCGTCACCTGGTCCTTGTTCACTTTTGCCTTTCAATACTACGTAAACCAATTTTCCAATTATTCCCGCTTTTATGGGGCATTGGGGGCCGTAGTGGCACTCATGTTGTGGTTGCTGCTGACCTCTGAGATTTTGCTGATCGGTGTGGAATGGAATGCGGTCTTGCTGGAGATCAACCAGGTGGAAGAACCTTTCAACCGCCCTTTGAAATACTGGAACCAT